A stretch of Candidatus Effluviviaceae Genus V sp. DNA encodes these proteins:
- the hprK gene encoding HPr(Ser) kinase/phosphatase, which produces MSDQAEATGASGGTTNVGQLLESVRGRVELKLVAGTTEVVRDITSAEIHRPGLFLAGFEEGYEPDRIQVLGGQEMAYLASLEADERRRSLSRLLTRSLPCVIVGDGARAGEELVELAGERDVPVFESPVPAARLARQIGAMLEDLLAPSTTIHGTLVDVYGVGMLFTGKSGIGKSECGLDLVEHGHRLVADDVVQAFRTPQGYLVGTGSDLLRHYMEIRGVGIIDVRSMFGVRATRQKKRIEMQVNLVRWAELTDYERLGFEDEMTEILGVRIPVVALPLVPGKNITVISEVIALNHLLKLRGVHPAREFDQRLKALTMAKGRADRILRSDSE; this is translated from the coding sequence GTGAGCGATCAGGCCGAAGCGACAGGGGCGAGCGGCGGAACCACGAACGTAGGGCAGCTCCTCGAGAGCGTTCGCGGCCGCGTCGAGCTCAAGCTGGTTGCCGGGACGACAGAGGTCGTCCGCGACATCACGAGCGCCGAGATCCACAGACCGGGGCTCTTCCTCGCCGGCTTCGAGGAGGGCTACGAGCCGGACCGCATCCAGGTCCTCGGCGGGCAGGAGATGGCCTATCTGGCGTCCCTGGAGGCCGACGAGCGACGTCGCTCACTCTCGCGTCTGCTGACGAGGTCGCTCCCGTGCGTCATCGTGGGAGACGGAGCCCGGGCGGGCGAGGAGCTTGTGGAACTCGCCGGAGAGCGCGACGTCCCGGTCTTCGAGAGCCCGGTGCCGGCGGCGCGTCTGGCCCGGCAGATCGGAGCGATGCTCGAGGACCTGCTGGCGCCCTCGACGACGATCCACGGTACGCTGGTCGACGTCTACGGCGTCGGTATGCTCTTCACCGGCAAGTCGGGGATCGGCAAGAGCGAGTGTGGACTCGACCTCGTCGAACACGGGCACCGCCTGGTGGCCGACGATGTCGTGCAGGCGTTCCGCACGCCGCAGGGGTATCTGGTCGGCACCGGTTCAGACCTTCTCAGACACTACATGGAGATCCGGGGCGTCGGCATCATCGACGTGCGGTCGATGTTCGGCGTCAGAGCGACACGGCAGAAGAAGCGCATCGAAATGCAGGTCAACCTCGTCCGGTGGGCCGAGCTCACAGACTACGAGCGTCTCGGCTTCGAGGACGAGATGACCGAGATCCTCGGCGTGAGGATCCCGGTCGTCGCGCTCCCCCTCGTGCCGGGGAAGAACATCACCGTCATCTCCGAGGTGATCGCGCTCAACCATCTTCTGAAGCTTCGCGGCGTCCATCCGGCCCGTGAGTTCGACCAGCGACTCAAGGCGCTCACGATGGCGAAGGGCCGCGCCGACAGGATCCTACGGAGCGACAGCGAATGA
- a CDS encoding DUF1926 domain-containing protein, whose translation MKRTTLILCIHNHQPVGNLPHVFEEAYEKAYRPFLDALERHPGVRMVLHNTGPLLEWYEEHAPEYIDRVRALVESGQVELLTGGFYEPILSGIPSRDAEGQIRMLTEYTERVFGVRPRGMWLAERVWQPDLAATIRSAGVEYLPLDDYEFRLAGLSDDELTGDFMTEHEGGTVRVFPISKRLRYLIPFQDPEETLRHMRDLADRGFGLTAVFGDDGEKFGIWPGTYDHVHSGGWLERFLEAIEGASDWLETATFADVIDRCEPRGRVYLPTSSYPEMMEWALPTPARRTYARLLREVDESGRGDEWRPFLSGGIWKNFQTKYEESKLMTRKMWRVSDKLLEAERSGGGQDVARELGEETRAHRGTPTAEDMKGARTELWRGQCNCAYWHGVFGGLYLPHLRSAVFEHLIRAENLLEEKRGTSWDALDVLDHDLDGRDEVLMETQWANVYVSPERGGSIFELDLRREGVNLQATMGRYEEAYHEDLRQASHDDGEDGTVSIHDVVRAKEKGLEAFAHPDDHPRWSAFDRVLARDAGPDSMDDPSSDLGDFVGAAYDCSPCRDGGRVAASLSTNGFVHDGGLVLPVALEKTIRLSVEGELTVENVLSSDADLDLRFASEWNLAFLTGHGDYSTVSAGGGPVALDEPVTFEETGGVRFIDRLRGFALDMKLSPEAQVWVRPLETASQSEGGFERVFQGVTVWFVRPLRARGGAPQEFEITISTSRLREET comes from the coding sequence GTGAAGCGGACCACCCTCATCCTCTGCATCCACAATCACCAGCCGGTCGGCAATCTGCCGCACGTCTTCGAAGAGGCGTACGAGAAGGCCTACAGACCGTTCCTCGACGCTCTGGAGCGACACCCGGGCGTCAGAATGGTCCTGCACAACACCGGTCCCCTCCTGGAGTGGTACGAGGAGCACGCCCCGGAGTACATCGACCGCGTGAGAGCGCTGGTGGAGAGCGGACAGGTTGAGCTCCTGACGGGCGGCTTCTACGAGCCCATCCTGTCGGGCATCCCCTCGCGCGACGCCGAGGGACAGATCCGCATGCTCACGGAGTACACGGAGCGGGTCTTCGGCGTCCGTCCGCGCGGTATGTGGCTGGCGGAGCGCGTCTGGCAGCCCGATCTTGCCGCGACGATCCGCAGCGCCGGCGTCGAGTATCTCCCGCTGGACGACTACGAGTTCCGCCTCGCGGGTCTCTCGGACGATGAACTGACGGGGGACTTCATGACGGAGCACGAGGGCGGCACGGTGCGCGTCTTTCCGATCAGCAAACGCCTGCGATATCTCATACCGTTTCAGGACCCCGAGGAGACACTCCGGCACATGAGGGATCTCGCCGACCGTGGGTTCGGGCTCACGGCCGTGTTCGGCGACGACGGCGAGAAGTTCGGCATCTGGCCGGGAACCTACGACCACGTTCACTCCGGAGGCTGGCTCGAGCGCTTCCTGGAGGCTATCGAGGGTGCCTCGGACTGGCTCGAGACCGCCACCTTCGCCGACGTCATCGACCGCTGCGAACCCAGGGGGCGGGTCTATCTGCCGACATCCTCCTATCCCGAGATGATGGAATGGGCTCTACCGACGCCCGCGCGGCGCACCTACGCCCGTCTGCTCAGGGAGGTCGACGAGAGCGGCAGGGGAGACGAGTGGCGACCGTTCCTGTCGGGCGGTATCTGGAAGAACTTCCAGACGAAGTACGAGGAGTCGAAGCTGATGACCCGCAAGATGTGGCGCGTCAGCGACAAGCTCCTCGAGGCCGAACGGTCCGGCGGCGGACAGGACGTTGCGCGCGAGCTCGGCGAGGAGACGAGGGCACACCGGGGCACGCCGACAGCGGAGGATATGAAGGGGGCCAGGACGGAACTCTGGCGCGGGCAGTGCAACTGCGCGTACTGGCACGGCGTCTTCGGAGGGCTCTACCTCCCGCATCTGCGTTCGGCGGTGTTCGAGCATTTGATCCGGGCCGAGAACCTCCTGGAGGAGAAGCGCGGCACGTCCTGGGACGCACTCGACGTCCTCGACCACGACCTCGACGGGCGCGACGAGGTTCTCATGGAGACACAGTGGGCCAATGTCTACGTGTCGCCCGAGCGAGGAGGCTCCATCTTTGAGCTCGACCTGCGGCGCGAGGGCGTCAACCTGCAGGCCACGATGGGACGCTACGAGGAGGCGTACCACGAGGACCTCCGGCAGGCGTCTCACGACGACGGGGAAGACGGTACGGTCAGCATACACGACGTGGTACGGGCCAAGGAGAAGGGGCTCGAGGCGTTCGCGCATCCGGACGATCATCCGCGCTGGTCGGCGTTCGACCGTGTGCTCGCGCGGGACGCGGGCCCCGACTCGATGGACGATCCCTCGTCGGACCTCGGCGACTTCGTGGGAGCCGCCTACGATTGCTCGCCCTGCCGCGACGGCGGGCGGGTAGCCGCGTCACTTTCGACGAACGGCTTCGTCCACGACGGCGGTCTCGTGCTGCCGGTGGCCCTCGAGAAGACCATACGGCTCAGCGTCGAGGGGGAGCTCACCGTCGAGAACGTCCTGAGCTCGGACGCCGACCTCGACCTTCGCTTCGCATCGGAGTGGAACCTGGCCTTCCTGACCGGCCACGGCGACTACTCGACCGTCTCGGCAGGGGGCGGGCCGGTCGCGCTCGACGAGCCGGTCACGTTCGAGGAGACCGGCGGGGTGCGCTTCATCGACAGGCTCCGGGGCTTCGCGCTCGACATGAAGCTCTCGCCTGAGGCGCAGGTGTGGGTGCGTCCGCTCGAAACGGCCAGTCAGTCCGAGGGCGGCTTCGAGCGCGTCTTCCAGGGCGTCACCGTCTGGTTCGTCCGGCCGCTGCGGGCACGGGGCGGGGCGCCGCAGGAGTTCGAGATCACCATTTCCACCAGCAGGCTCCGGGAGGAGACGTGA
- a CDS encoding NTP transferase domain-containing protein, which translates to MKAIIPVAGIGTRLRPHTHTIPKALVQVAGKPILGHILDELVPLGVEDVVLVTGYMGDRVRSYMEQAYADLNVCYVHQEERQGLGHAIFLTRECIGDEPVLIILGDTIVTADYSALLSDERTLIGVKEVEDPTRFGVVEVEDDMVQGLVEKPDVPPSNLAIVGLYNIAETGALFDGLAEIIDRGITTKGEYQLTDALRIMLEAGIEMGTFEVEGWYDCGLPDTLLETNRFLLERSGGNGSGVAGEDSVIIQPVSIDPTAVISRSIVGPFVSVAAGSRITDSVVRDSILNANAEVERSLLDRSLIGEGALVRGHYQRLNVGDSSEIVIGA; encoded by the coding sequence ATGAAAGCGATCATACCTGTCGCGGGCATCGGAACCCGTCTGAGACCGCACACCCACACGATCCCGAAGGCTCTCGTTCAGGTAGCCGGAAAACCGATCCTCGGACACATACTCGACGAACTCGTCCCGCTGGGGGTCGAGGACGTCGTGCTGGTGACCGGCTATATGGGCGACAGGGTGCGCTCCTACATGGAGCAGGCGTACGCCGACCTCAACGTCTGCTACGTTCATCAGGAGGAGCGACAGGGACTCGGACATGCGATCTTCCTGACGCGCGAGTGCATCGGCGACGAACCGGTCCTGATCATTCTCGGGGACACGATCGTCACGGCAGACTACTCCGCGCTCCTGTCGGACGAGCGAACGCTCATCGGCGTCAAGGAGGTCGAAGACCCGACACGCTTCGGCGTCGTGGAGGTCGAGGACGACATGGTGCAGGGCCTCGTCGAGAAGCCCGACGTTCCGCCCAGCAATCTGGCGATCGTCGGCCTGTACAACATCGCCGAGACGGGAGCACTCTTCGACGGACTCGCCGAGATCATCGACCGCGGCATCACGACGAAGGGCGAATACCAGCTGACTGACGCTCTCCGCATCATGCTTGAGGCCGGGATCGAGATGGGGACGTTCGAAGTAGAGGGTTGGTATGACTGCGGTCTGCCTGATACTCTACTGGAGACCAATCGATTTCTCCTGGAGCGCTCGGGCGGCAACGGCTCGGGCGTCGCCGGGGAAGACTCGGTGATCATCCAGCCTGTGTCGATCGACCCGACGGCCGTCATATCGAGGTCGATCGTCGGACCGTTCGTGTCGGTGGCGGCCGGATCGAGGATCACCGACTCAGTTGTGCGAGACAGCATCCTGAACGCGAACGCCGAGGTGGAGCGCAGCCTGCTCGACAGGTCGCTCATCGGCGAGGGCGCGCTGGTGCGGGGGCACTACCAGCGCCTCAACGTAGGCGACTCATCGGAGATCGTCATCGGCGCGTGA
- the raiA gene encoding ribosome-associated translation inhibitor RaiA has translation MRVLVTARHFDLDPALKTYVNEKAEHLTRYFDRIDEAHVVLEAEGHRRIADVTVHASRVIVSSEQEAEDMRSAIDLAFEKVERQIRRHKERVRNRKGATPTAEAARALDGAAPRTIGVASEQLGESPMTPEEALASLDELKVGFLVFLNSETNSLNVIYRRDDGDYGLVEPRGQAE, from the coding sequence ATGAGAGTTCTGGTCACGGCGCGGCACTTCGACCTGGATCCGGCGCTCAAGACATATGTCAACGAGAAGGCCGAGCATCTGACCAGGTACTTCGACCGCATCGACGAGGCGCACGTCGTCCTCGAGGCCGAGGGGCATCGGCGGATCGCCGACGTCACGGTCCACGCCTCGAGGGTGATCGTCTCCAGCGAGCAGGAGGCCGAGGACATGCGGTCGGCCATCGACCTGGCGTTCGAGAAGGTCGAGCGGCAGATCAGACGCCACAAGGAGCGTGTCAGGAACAGAAAGGGAGCGACGCCCACGGCGGAGGCCGCGAGAGCGCTCGACGGGGCTGCCCCGCGGACGATCGGCGTGGCCTCGGAGCAGCTGGGCGAATCGCCGATGACACCGGAGGAGGCGCTCGCATCACTGGATGAGCTCAAGGTCGGCTTCCTCGTCTTCCTGAACTCAGAGACGAACTCGCTGAACGTCATCTACAGACGAGACGACGGAGACTACGGTCTCGTCGAACCCAGGGGACAGGCAGAGTGA
- a CDS encoding bifunctional phosphoglucose/phosphomannose isomerase has product MTRLDNREHIERNDPDGMLGHIMSFGDHLRTAGRTAGGALAGMSIERPAAVVVAGMGGSAIAGDLIRGALADLLSVPMSVARGYVLPAFVKRDTLVVASSYSGNTEETLSAHADAVARGARVVCMTTGGRLAELADARGEPVVPLAAGLPPRAALGHGLASLLSVLAAAGLTADPSDELASMASAADSAAARFAPEVPSDSNGAKGLAVWLDTGVPVVYGAEPHTAAVATRWVGQLAENAKTVGHANVLPEMNHNEIVGYGDRRALGGMQRVVFLRDADDHERIARRIAITADVLSEEGVESREVRSFGDTRLGRLVSLVLAGDYVSVYLAALRGIDPTPVEPIDRLKRALSE; this is encoded by the coding sequence GTGACCAGGCTGGACAACAGAGAGCACATCGAACGCAACGACCCCGACGGCATGCTTGGCCACATCATGTCGTTCGGGGATCATCTGAGGACCGCGGGCAGGACCGCGGGCGGCGCGCTTGCCGGCATGTCCATCGAGCGTCCCGCTGCGGTCGTCGTGGCGGGCATGGGAGGCTCGGCCATCGCGGGCGACCTCATCAGGGGGGCGCTCGCTGACCTTCTTTCTGTGCCGATGAGCGTCGCGCGGGGATATGTTCTGCCCGCGTTCGTCAAGCGGGATACTCTCGTCGTCGCGTCGAGCTACTCGGGCAATACGGAGGAGACGCTCTCCGCCCACGCGGACGCGGTCGCACGGGGGGCCAGGGTCGTCTGCATGACCACGGGAGGCAGGCTCGCGGAACTCGCGGATGCGAGGGGCGAGCCGGTGGTTCCGCTCGCTGCGGGTCTACCGCCGCGCGCGGCGCTCGGGCACGGCCTGGCATCGCTGCTCAGCGTGCTGGCGGCGGCCGGGCTGACCGCCGACCCATCGGACGAGCTCGCGTCGATGGCGTCGGCAGCCGATTCGGCTGCAGCGCGCTTCGCTCCCGAGGTGCCGTCGGACTCGAACGGGGCGAAGGGGCTCGCGGTCTGGCTGGACACGGGCGTCCCGGTCGTCTACGGCGCCGAGCCGCATACTGCGGCCGTCGCCACGCGATGGGTTGGCCAGCTCGCGGAGAACGCAAAGACGGTCGGACACGCGAACGTGCTCCCTGAGATGAATCACAACGAGATCGTGGGATACGGCGATCGCAGAGCACTGGGCGGCATGCAGCGGGTCGTGTTCCTGAGGGACGCGGACGACCACGAGCGGATCGCCCGGAGAATTGCCATCACGGCCGACGTGCTCTCGGAGGAGGGGGTTGAGAGCCGCGAGGTGCGGAGCTTCGGCGACACGCGCCTGGGCAGACTCGTCTCGCTCGTCCTTGCCGGAGACTACGTGAGCGTCTATCTTGCGGCTCTCCGGGGCATCGATCCGACACCGGTCGAACCGATCGACCGTCTCAAGCGGGCGCTGTCCGAGTGA
- a CDS encoding HPr family phosphocarrier protein produces the protein MVERTVVLASVHGLHARPAAEFVKLASRFEADVKLRKDDLTVDGKSIMGVMMLAAEMGSRLTLIIDGSDESQALEELARYLETNTEEEGT, from the coding sequence TTGGTCGAGCGGACTGTCGTGCTCGCGAGCGTGCACGGGCTTCACGCCCGGCCGGCCGCGGAGTTCGTCAAGCTGGCGTCCCGCTTCGAGGCGGACGTCAAGCTCAGAAAGGACGACCTGACGGTCGACGGGAAGAGCATCATGGGCGTCATGATGCTCGCGGCCGAGATGGGAAGCCGTCTGACGCTGATCATCGACGGAAGCGACGAGTCGCAGGCACTCGAGGAGCTGGCTCGATACCTCGAAACGAACACAGAGGAAGAGGGCACGTGA
- a CDS encoding methionine adenosyltransferase produces MEKHLFTSESVTEGHPDKVADQISDAILDAVLKDDPEGRVACETLVATGLAFVSGEISTSGYADIPSIVRDTIERIGYTEASYGFDHETCAVVTSIREQSADIWCGDDSGHAVSGGGAGDQGMMFGYATKETEEYMPVPINLAHKLSRRLAKVRKERILEYLRPDGKTQVTVEYENGKPTRVDTVVVSTQHDPDVTLAELKDDIVEKVVRPVLPSGMVDWDRLNVHVNPTGRFEKGGPHADCGLTGRKIIVDTYGGVGSHGGGAFSGKDPTKVDRSASYAVRHAAKNIVAAGLAEKCELQVAYAIGVPEPVSVMVDAKGTGAVSDRELNEIVRKHFDLRPRAIIERLDLRRPIFSRTAAYGHFGRDHDDFTWERLDMVDDLKQGC; encoded by the coding sequence TTGGAGAAGCACCTGTTCACATCGGAATCCGTGACGGAGGGGCATCCGGACAAGGTCGCCGACCAGATATCGGACGCCATTCTCGACGCTGTACTGAAGGACGACCCCGAGGGCCGCGTCGCCTGTGAGACGCTCGTCGCGACGGGGTTGGCTTTTGTGTCGGGCGAGATCTCGACGAGCGGGTATGCCGACATACCGTCGATCGTGCGCGACACGATCGAGCGCATCGGCTACACGGAGGCGAGCTACGGGTTCGATCACGAAACGTGCGCCGTCGTGACGTCGATCAGAGAGCAGTCTGCCGACATCTGGTGCGGCGACGACTCGGGACATGCCGTCTCCGGGGGAGGCGCAGGCGATCAGGGAATGATGTTCGGATACGCGACGAAGGAGACCGAGGAGTACATGCCGGTTCCGATCAACCTGGCCCACAAGCTGTCGCGCAGACTGGCGAAGGTCAGGAAGGAACGGATCCTGGAGTACCTCAGGCCGGACGGCAAGACCCAGGTGACGGTCGAGTACGAGAACGGGAAGCCGACGCGGGTCGATACCGTGGTCGTCTCGACGCAGCATGACCCGGACGTGACGCTGGCTGAGCTCAAGGACGACATCGTCGAGAAGGTCGTGCGGCCTGTTCTGCCGTCCGGGATGGTCGACTGGGACCGCCTGAACGTGCATGTCAACCCGACGGGCCGCTTCGAGAAGGGCGGACCGCACGCCGACTGCGGACTGACGGGACGGAAGATCATCGTCGACACGTACGGCGGCGTCGGGAGCCACGGCGGCGGAGCGTTCTCCGGCAAGGACCCGACGAAGGTCGACCGGTCGGCCTCGTACGCAGTGCGGCACGCTGCGAAGAACATCGTCGCGGCCGGGTTGGCGGAGAAGTGTGAGCTTCAGGTCGCCTATGCCATCGGCGTTCCCGAACCGGTCTCGGTCATGGTCGACGCCAAGGGGACCGGGGCGGTCTCCGATCGGGAGCTCAACGAGATCGTCAGGAAGCACTTCGACCTCAGACCCCGCGCCATCATCGAACGACTGGATCTGAGACGGCCCATCTTCAGCAGAACCGCCGCGTACGGGCACTTCGGCCGGGACCACGACGATTTCACGTGGGAGCGGCTCGACATGGTCGACGACCTCAAGCAGGGCTGCTGA
- a CDS encoding adenosylhomocysteinase: protein MKHDIASRDLADAGRFRTEWAAQSMPVLQSIRERFTAERPLDGITIGACLHVTTETANLMIALKAGGATVALCASNPLSTQDDVAAHLVEHHEIPVFAVRGEDNDRYYDHIRAILDMNPDITLDDGADLVSTIHQERTELIDSMLGSMEETTTGVIRLKAMERDKELKVPIIAVNDANTKHMFDNRYGTGQSTLDGVLRATNALLAGSTFVVAGYGWCGRGLAHKARGMGANVIVTEVDPLKALEAVMDGLRVMPMDEAAPVGDVFVTVTGDIRVIARRHFEAMKDGAIVANSGHFDVEIDREALQSLAKNVETPRESVETYIMADGRRINLLGQGRLINLSSAEGHPASVMDMSFANQALSSEFLAKADEKLPVRVHGVPAEIDAEVARLKLEAMGIEIDTLTDEQREYLASWTVGT, encoded by the coding sequence ATGAAGCACGACATCGCCAGCAGGGATCTCGCCGACGCGGGACGCTTCCGAACGGAGTGGGCCGCCCAGAGCATGCCGGTCCTCCAGAGCATCAGGGAGCGCTTCACGGCCGAGAGGCCCCTGGACGGCATTACGATCGGCGCATGTCTCCATGTGACGACCGAGACGGCCAATCTCATGATCGCGCTCAAGGCCGGCGGGGCCACCGTGGCGCTCTGCGCCTCGAATCCCCTGTCGACGCAGGACGACGTCGCGGCCCATCTCGTCGAGCATCACGAGATCCCGGTCTTCGCCGTCAGGGGAGAGGACAACGACCGGTACTACGATCACATCAGGGCGATCCTCGACATGAACCCGGACATCACGCTCGACGACGGCGCCGACCTGGTCTCGACGATCCACCAGGAGCGGACCGAACTCATCGACAGCATGCTGGGGAGCATGGAGGAGACGACGACCGGTGTCATCCGGCTCAAGGCCATGGAGCGCGACAAGGAGCTCAAGGTTCCGATCATCGCGGTCAACGACGCCAACACGAAGCACATGTTCGACAATCGCTACGGCACCGGACAGAGCACGCTGGACGGCGTTCTCAGGGCGACGAACGCGCTGCTGGCCGGCTCGACGTTCGTCGTGGCCGGCTACGGATGGTGCGGTCGCGGCCTGGCGCATAAGGCGCGCGGGATGGGGGCCAACGTCATCGTGACGGAGGTCGATCCTCTCAAGGCACTCGAGGCGGTCATGGACGGCCTCCGTGTCATGCCGATGGACGAGGCCGCTCCCGTAGGCGATGTGTTCGTCACTGTGACCGGCGACATCCGCGTCATCGCGAGGCGCCACTTCGAGGCGATGAAGGACGGAGCGATCGTCGCCAACTCCGGGCACTTCGACGTGGAGATCGACCGGGAGGCTCTCCAGTCGCTGGCGAAGAACGTCGAGACGCCGCGCGAGTCGGTCGAGACGTACATCATGGCCGACGGGCGGCGCATCAACCTTCTGGGACAGGGGCGGCTCATCAACCTCTCGTCCGCGGAGGGGCATCCGGCGTCGGTCATGGACATGAGCTTCGCGAACCAGGCCCTCTCGTCGGAGTTCCTCGCCAAGGCCGACGAGAAGCTCCCTGTCAGGGTCCACGGCGTGCCGGCCGAGATCGACGCCGAGGTCGCGCGCCTGAAGCTCGAGGCGATGGGGATCGAGATCGATACCCTGACCGACGAGCAGCGGGAGTACCTGGCGTCCTGGACGGTCGGCACCTGA
- the ptsP gene encoding phosphoenolpyruvate--protein phosphotransferase codes for MPRNEHRGRGHVIDLSGIGRAKVIQGIPASPGIVIGPAFILDTERPHVEEETIPEDEIENEVEAFQSALDETRLEVRKLKTELEDEIGERKARIFDAHLMMLEDSMIVEGTVKRIRETRSSAALALTEAVGHIITAMKRADDEYLRDRIYDIRDLERRLLMKLLGKKPKTIRHLDHDVIVLAHQLAPTHTAAMHKERVIGFATEAGGKTSHAAIMARSLEIPAVVGLHEATGFIRQGERIIVDGTSGALVHDYDEAVLAYYEQRKREFEEFERELLKFAEYPAETKDGRRFKLRANIEIPEEVDSVISHGADGIGLYRTEYLFIARDTLPDEEEQYEAYRSVVQAMAPSEVVIRTLDVGGDKFGAGTEEGSEANPFLGWRGVRYSLSHPDLFMTQLRAALRASAHGSVRIMFPMISSVGEVKDAVQVLEAARQELRFKRVPFDEKVPVGIMIETPAAATVADTLAAEVDFFSIGSNDLIQYALAVDRGNDRVAYLYDQYHPAVLRLISQTVQAARRHRTGVGLCGEMAGDPLAVLILIGLGIDELSTSPRMLPEIKSIVRSITYSFARKVAGRALKMKSGPEVRRYLEQILLKRFPRISATEMIS; via the coding sequence ATACCTCGAAACGAACACAGAGGAAGAGGGCACGTGATCGATCTGAGCGGCATAGGAAGGGCAAAGGTCATCCAGGGCATTCCGGCCTCGCCGGGGATCGTCATCGGACCGGCGTTCATCCTCGACACCGAACGGCCTCACGTCGAGGAGGAGACCATCCCCGAGGACGAGATCGAGAACGAGGTCGAGGCCTTTCAGAGCGCACTCGACGAGACGAGACTCGAGGTCCGGAAGTTGAAGACCGAGCTCGAGGACGAGATCGGCGAGCGCAAGGCGCGCATCTTCGATGCGCACCTCATGATGCTCGAGGACTCGATGATCGTCGAGGGCACCGTCAAGCGGATCCGCGAGACGAGATCGAGCGCCGCCCTCGCCTTGACCGAGGCCGTCGGGCACATCATCACCGCGATGAAGCGGGCCGACGACGAGTACCTGAGAGACCGGATCTACGACATCCGCGACCTCGAGCGGCGGCTCCTGATGAAGCTCCTGGGGAAGAAGCCGAAGACGATACGTCACCTCGATCACGACGTGATCGTGCTCGCACACCAGCTGGCCCCCACGCACACGGCGGCCATGCACAAGGAACGCGTCATCGGCTTCGCGACCGAGGCGGGGGGCAAGACGTCCCACGCCGCCATCATGGCCCGGTCGCTCGAGATCCCCGCCGTGGTGGGGCTCCACGAGGCGACCGGCTTCATCCGGCAGGGCGAGCGTATCATCGTCGACGGGACGTCCGGCGCGCTCGTCCATGACTACGACGAGGCCGTGCTCGCGTACTACGAACAGAGGAAGCGTGAGTTCGAGGAGTTCGAGCGGGAGCTTCTGAAGTTCGCTGAGTACCCCGCCGAGACGAAGGACGGCCGACGGTTCAAGCTGAGGGCGAACATCGAGATCCCCGAGGAGGTCGACTCGGTCATCTCCCACGGGGCCGACGGGATCGGCCTCTACCGGACAGAGTACCTCTTCATCGCCCGCGATACCCTGCCGGACGAGGAGGAACAGTACGAGGCCTACCGCTCGGTCGTCCAGGCGATGGCGCCCTCAGAAGTGGTCATCCGCACGCTCGACGTCGGTGGTGACAAGTTCGGCGCCGGGACCGAGGAGGGGAGCGAGGCCAACCCGTTCCTGGGATGGCGCGGCGTCCGCTACAGCCTCTCGCATCCCGACCTCTTCATGACCCAGCTCCGGGCGGCGCTGAGAGCGAGCGCGCACGGTTCGGTGCGCATCATGTTCCCCATGATATCCTCGGTCGGTGAGGTCAAGGACGCGGTGCAGGTCCTCGAGGCGGCGCGTCAGGAGCTCCGCTTCAAGCGCGTCCCGTTCGACGAGAAGGTGCCGGTCGGGATCATGATCGAGACCCCCGCCGCCGCGACGGTCGCCGACACGCTGGCGGCCGAGGTCGACTTCTTCTCGATCGGTTCGAACGACCTCATTCAGTACGCCCTGGCGGTCGACCGCGGCAACGACCGCGTGGCCTATCTCTACGACCAGTATCATCCGGCGGTCCTCAGGCTGATCTCCCAGACCGTTCAGGCCGCGCGGCGCCACAGAACGGGCGTCGGGCTCTGCGGAGAGATGGCGGGTGATCCGCTGGCTGTGCTCATCCTCATCGGCCTCGGGATCGACGAACTCTCGACCAGCCCTCGGATGCTGCCGGAGATCAAGAGCATCGTCCGGTCGATCACGTATTCGTTCGCCCGCAAGGTGGCGGGCCGCGCGCTCAAGATGAAGAGCGGGCCTGAGGTCCGGCGCTATCTCGAGCAGATCCTCCTGAAGCGGTTCCCGCGCATCAGCGCGACGGAGATGATATCGTGA